A stretch of DNA from Perca flavescens isolate YP-PL-M2 chromosome 11, PFLA_1.0, whole genome shotgun sequence:
ccactctcatgtctgtgtgttaaaggtctcatgacatggtgctctttggatgcttttatataaaccttagtggtcccctaatactgtatctgaagtctctttcccaaaattcatccttggtgcagaattacagccacggtggagggtgggggtgtggccttgaccaactgccactttgctcgtttgaaagccatgaggtctctctctcatgggtgggccaaattctctgggcgggcaaagcagagaaaggggaggtaaccttgctccttatgacctcataaggaatAAGCAATTTTCAAGTATGAAGCTAGAGCCTTGAGACACTTAGCCTAGCTTAgcgtaaataataataatacgtttatttgtaTATAAATACAGGAAACGGGAAAATGGATAGCCTCAGTCTGTccaaagtttttaaaaataaataaaaatggccCCTACCAGCTAATCTCTAAAGTTCAATAATTAAACTTTGTGACTTGtttgtaaaaaagtaaaagtagcgaCAATTTGTggtttaaggaaaaaatatgtgCTGTGACTACTTCTTGACAAACGACAGTCTGGTAACTACTTTCTGCGGTCTTGTTGTCATTACTGCGAGGTTGCCAGGTTTGGTACCAATTATGCCTGTACCTGTGCTGCAGTCAGAGAAGCTGCAGATGAGCTCTGGGCGGATGGATAAACTGCCGTTTGTCAGAAAATAGTTACACCACATAACTCCCTctcttttacatttctgtttgtgtatgaaTTAAACAATTAGTGAGGTGTATTTCAGgattttggacagagccaggctaactgtttcTAGAGTGGTGTCTTCTCATCAAACTCTCAGAGGGAAAGCAAAATAAGCGattaccaaaatgttgaactattcctttaacagtGTAAAATTCAAGgtggttttatttcttttgtccAGATAAAGGAGTCCTGTTTTTGGGGCAACAACTTTGTGATGAGCGGCTCGGACTGCGGCCACATCTTCATCTGGGACAGACACACGGCGGAGCACCTCATGTTGCTGGAAGCAGACAACCACGTGGTGAACTGCCTGCAGCCGCACCCGTACGACCCCAGTGAGTCCCACTGTCACTCTGCACCGCACATGATCCTCTGCTCCAAGGTGATGTTCCGTCAGATGTTAACTTTAAATTTTCTGGTCTGTTTCAGTTCTGGCTTCTTCAGGGATAGACTATGATATCAAGATTTGGTCGCCACTGGAACAGTCAGCATCTTTCAACAGAATCCTGGCTAATGAGGTATGTCTGCCAATAGATGTGTCAAATCAgtgaattgattgattgattgattggtttaTTTGAGTGTGCTGGTTTATTTAAAGCttcagtgcgtaactttttgatattaatgaacgtctgttaaaTGCAAGCCATTGCCTTCATTAGCTACAAAGCTCATGAAGACTGTCAGCTCcaaacaactctctctgtatttctcactatggctatgttcagaagattgtgtgaCTCGGTTCCCGcacagaagctcgagtgaagataattacctcttctgaagagtcatcatgttttttttatttttttttatcctccgtgtcctccttgactactagcaactgcgtggggggccggtcacggaaggcttgtatcatgtggacgcgccgacagttttgttgtcattacttagaattcctcctgGGGGCAGAAACTATGCAATATAGCTTTAACTTTAACATTCTTAAACTTTTggttttgtacagattaaacataCAACTATATATACCGTGCTAATTAGTGAGATTATTgacattaaaaattaaaaatttaaaaaaagttaaaatgttgTTATATATGGTTTGAGATGccggtaggtggattttgttactgttggacagagccaggctagctgtttcccctgtctttatgctaagctaactagctgctgGCTTCATAGTTACCAAACCTTCTCATCTAGTCAAGTGTCActaatttcccaaaatgtctccttttgactttttcttttcttttcaaaaagcAGACGTGACAGTTTTCCCTTTCTTCCTGTAATTTGTCAGATTCACGTTCCTTTACCATCACTTTCttcatctttctttttcttcttttctttttaggtAATAACACGGAACGAGCTTATGCTAGAGGAAACTAGGAACACAATCACAGTCCCGGCTTCTTTCATGCTCCGAATGTTGGCCTCCCTAAATCACATCAGATCAGGTACACAAACATAAactcacttttgtttttaattaatgcAAATAGTTTGAATATTAATGCACTATGTGCACAGACACAGTTTTTCTTAGGACTTTCCTTCTAAACCTTCTGGTTTATCTGTCCCTCTTTAATATCTGcttttgctttcttgcagatCGACTAGAAGGTGATCGCTCCGAAGGTTCAGGGCAGGAAAATGAGGATGAGCAGTAGCCTGCTGgcaatgtattttaaagaaaacatttttttcttgctgTATAGCTCTTGAAAAAACCCTGAGATTTGTACAAGTATAGTGTAGAATACTTCCTTTTGAAAATTAGTGTCATTTCTAGCCCCcctgtgtttttttaagatgaCTTTCTTACTGATGTTTCTGTATGAGGATAAACTACATCTGTGTGAATGCAACAGGCAAGGATGTCAGTAAATATATATTAAGTGTGAGAATAATGGTGGCTGGTGTGCAAGGATGTTAAGTGCAATATTATTTTGTTAGGAGAAAGTGAGCTTTGATCAGTGTTAACGTGtgacattttgaatttgtaGCACAAAGCTAAAAAATGTTGATGTGCTGCTCCGGCAGTTACGCATGTAAACAAGGACTTTAAGTAAAAACATACTTGGAGAatgctttaattttattgttaaagagagaaaaagtaaGTTGTGGTTCTTCTCCCCAAAGGGACATGCTAACATTATAAACTTTTATATAATTTGGAAGAAATACATAAGGCTATGGCATCTCAAAGATGTCTGGAAGATTAaatcttaaaggtgctgtaggtaggattgggaagatccaggactaagccaaaaaagttgaacatcaacaacttctcagtccctccccctagtgatggtcaaatgaagctttacaaaccagtgtctttactttctgagctcactagatggcgctctctgttcaaagaaaaagtttaaatgaatggcaattcaatgggttttcaaaccctttgttgaacagagagcgccatctagtgagctcagaaagtaaagacactggttcgcgaagcttcatttgaccatcactacctcccccctttctgctaaagcccaaaatggtctcctaagcccctccccccacaagggagaatgaatgtgtgtgcatgagcagtgattgacacacagttagacacaccccctagccctgattggtgcatctgaacagggagctgtggatttttgcaaattggactacaggctgtaggtggtgccagaggagccagatttttttttaaattattattacctgcttcatgtagttctacttgaacatagggtcagtttcagcaaatatgacagaaagttagttttataaggcttacctactgcagcTTTTAAGATGCAGTAAGctaacaaattaaattaaatacaatCTGGGTTAAGTTAAGCTAGACAGCAGAGGACATTCAATATACTTCTCTTAAGTTTAAACCTGTGTTGTCTGGAACAAAATCATATCATTCTGTGTCCTCAGCAGCTGCAACTGTGTAGCAGCCAATGTAGCCTCAAGCCGTTAGCATCAAGCAAAGATGAGGAGCTGGTTACAAAGGTGTTGTAAGATCACTTCTATTCCaatttaacttctttttttgtttgtgtaatcTTTAGACCCAACTGccgctgactcaagtgacattgCTTGAGGACATTTAGCGCTGCTCCTACAAATGGCTTTATACAACTTCTTTCACAAAtcaaaaaaacactaaacacacttgtatacattagacacagaagtatatcatgatgtcactttCTTGCAATTCCAAATGCAGTAGTACTCCTGTAAACTGACTTTGATGTTTAAAATAggtggagttcccctttaaatctgTAACTGCTGTTAAACATCTTACTTGATTTGAGTCATCGCTGAGTATttgacttaaaggtcccatggcatgaaaatttcacttcatgaggttttttaacattaatatgagttcccccagcctgcctatggtcccccagtggcttgaaatgacaataggtgtaaaccgagccctgggtatcctgctctgcctttgagaaaatgaaagctcaggtgggccgatctggaatcttctccttatgaggtcataaggagcaaggttacctcccctttctctgctttgcccgcccagagaatttggcccacccatgagagagagacatcatggctttcaaacgagcgaagtggcagttggtcaaggccacacccccaccctccaccttgcccccccttctctcctcctcaatagctacagacacagaaatggcacatcctaaggaaagctcattgtgggactggctctagtggctgtaattctgcaccaaggctgaattatgggaaagagacttcagatacagtattaggggaccactaaggtttatataaaagcatccaaagagcaccatgtcatgggactttTTAAGATATAATGGTAAAACATTAGATGCACAAATTGGTCAAATACTGAGTGAAACTGCCCAAGTTTGTTGAAGTTTGATGAACAAGTGGTTTGTTGTTTCGTGAGCGGTTGTATGGACATGGTTCAGTTTTACAGCAACGCAAACAAAGAACACATAATAAAAATTGGTTCAGAATATTTTATGCAAAAAAGTTTTAATAGAAGAACCTTGATACAAAACTTTAAAAGGCAAATGGTTGTATCAATACTTACTGTATAGCAAAAATCAAAAGGTTACATCACTTCTCAGGTGTATAGTACCGTTcaaatataatatgaaaatgggaGGTAAGACAGAAACGCTCTCCTTTTTACAAATATCCTCTCTGAGTTTCTTTCGTAATAGTAAAGGAAGCGGTGGAGTGTATAAACTGAGGTAAACCACGCGTACCAATGAATATTTACTAAGACAGTGTTGTAGATTAAGACCAGTTTCTCAGACATTCAACACTATACACAATTTTTGAGTGACTTGAATATTCAATGATCAACGTATCAAACAGTAATTTATTGCGGACATGGTCGCTGTGCACTGCTCAGTATGTGCAAAATATTATGAAATGCATTTTCATTAATATAATCAGTCTCCAAATTACCTCATTTTGGATTCACACATTTGATTGTTACTGAATGTTGTCTTCACTACATCACTGTTAATATACTGCTTTACGGTATGCAAAAACACTGACCAAACAGTAATAATCACTTTCTCTGCCACACACAGAGTGGTTTCTATGAGAACAAGCTCACGCTGCATGTTCAAGTCAAGTAATTGTGACTAAATGGGTTAATTACTGTAGCAGATAATCATGAAATGTACGAACTGTACCTGTTTCTACTCATTCTATAAGTGACCTATCAAGGCATGCACAGGGGTAGAAGTTAGAGATGACCCTTGGACATGACATCAGTCAACACCTACAGGCCGATGGGTTTTCAATCCACATCAGTAGGCCTTTTTCATAGCCGATATTTTGACTTGGCGTAGTAGTAAAAACAGTGTTACTAAACATTACCCATGGCTCTGTTCTCTCTCAGTAAGCCGTGACAGTGTGCCAACAtgtacaataccaggaccctaaaccagctaaatggaatttggccatcaattattttatttacacctgcattttttttttctactgtgacatttcaaaatgtctttGGGGAAAAATGGTCAGAAGTCAAATTTCTTCAGAAAGATTTCATAACATACTGAGAATGTTGAGTACATATGAGAACTAGAGTCTGCCCTCTCATTACCATGCTGCTGTGCAATGTGATAATCACATATCAAATTAGAGGGGCCcaacttcatcatcatcatcccagTCGTTACTGAGAAACTGCGATATATATCCGACTTGACATTAAATATTACATAAGtatctgaaaaacaaacaaatatggaCGCCTCAcattagccatgtaataaaGGAGACATTTTTAAGTGATCTGACAACGGTGTCAGGAGTCTTTTGGAAGATAGAAACTACTACTTTTTTTCCATACTTTCCAGCCGCGATGAGACGCATCTTATTGCAAATTCTGAGGACATACCATAATATATAGTAATAAACAAATTACTACAACAATACGATCACTTCGGTTACAGTAGTTAAGACTTCCTATTTGATTACATGCATCCATACAAAAGCTTGCAAAGTCACTGATGGTGCACTTGGTCCAACATAGTGGAATGAATAATGTGCATCTTCCTGTTTCCTAATAATTTCAAGTATGGAGTACCCATGTGTAGAGAGATCAGACTTCATAAACTGCACCACAAACCACTGCTGGTCACCTATTGTGACTGTTGAGGGTGCAAAACCCTCGCAGTTCACTAATATACTGAGTATGATCTATTAACATGTCCGACAAATGAACACACTTGCGGCGTTCAGGCCGGTTATTCCTCCACGtcctgcttctcttcatcatcatcatcatcatctcggTCATCTTTACCGATCCCCTCATCAATACTTTCCAGCCTCAGTCTTTGACCATCCAGGTATCTGGGTCTCGGTGCGGCCCTGGTCGTAAACAGTCCCTCCGACAGAGCCAGACCCTCCCCAAACAGGGTGAGCTTAGCGTCACTCTCTATAGCCTTCGCCAGACAGGAAGCGAAGGTGTCGAGCGATTTGTGTACCTCTGCGTGGACTTGAACCGCGGACGTGTTGAGGTTTTCAGCTGAGGAAAAAAACGCAGATACTATTAATTCaaaacaattttatttatagtataaaatcataacaagagttatctcgagacacttcacagagagtaggtctagaccacactctataatttacaaagccccaacaattagaCATATTTAACACTGAACAATTGTTTTGTATTCACTTTCCAAACCCTCAGGGAGTATGAAGTGAACTCCCCTTCCCCTCTAATCTTTTGTGGAACGGTGGTAATGACAGACACCTTTGGTTTGCTCCACCTGGTCTTCAAAGGTGACGGAGCTCCTCCTCTTCCCGGACGGATTACCGTGTTGCTGTAAGAGGCAGGACCCGTCTGTGGAGAAGTTATCCAGCAGCATCACGTCTGTGCCTGCATGGTAAACATTACAGAGACATAAAAGGCAGGTTAATTGAGAGCTCCCAAACTAAGAACATGAGCTGTGAAACAGGAATGCGAGGCTGACCGTAACAAAGCTGTGGGAGTATGACGCAACTGAACGTCGTGTTAACACTTGCCAAGAATCACTTTATCTCCATTTTACGTTCAAGTTGAGATCAACAGTCGAGTTTTAAAAAGCAGAGTTTAATAGCATGAACACATTTGTCAGTAAAGATGCAACTTCTGCCGATATTACAACCACTAGTTCCTAGTTAaccaaataaaaagtaaaacgaTGATTAGCATTACATGTAACCCTGGACAACACTATATTGTAGTTCTGAAGGGATTAATTGATTGTTAATCAATTAGTTAATTGACAGACAGATAATCACCCCCAATTTTCATAACTACATTCATTGTTTAAATACTTTATCAAGTAAAATGATATACATTCTcaggttccagcttctcaaatgggatgatttgctgtttttttctgtttaatgttattgtaaattgaatatcgtTGTGTTTTAGACAAACAAACCAAGTATTGTGAAGAGGTCATCTTGGGCTCTGGGTAATTTGTGAGggccatttttcactattttttaaCGCTTCATGGAGTACATGTTTCAATTGAattaatcaaaaaataaataaaggttaatagataaaagaaaatgattgttagttgcagcccttgcAGGTTTTGAGATCAtattacagtactgtatgtatattaggcctgcacgataaatcgttataaaatcgcgATTTCGATTCACCCGTTCGcgatttaataataaaataaaaaaattaattaatgaaagcatttgacattgacatgttttaattatgtaaagacatgttcaaggagttcagatagaacctgtatcagggccatatttagttcaatgtgttatatgtcactatttttggtagcctactgttaactggccagtatgtactttattttctttattcatttaagcctctatgtttacaggcttgtggtgatgcgcaattTGCTATAGCtgccaaaaaaaatctatgtttggtactgccaacttgttttgttttgtcatggttcatgtgtgcaataaacattacacttcgtgagaaaaaaatcgtggcagagaattgtgatatcaattctaagattaaaaaaaattgtgattcatatttttccccgaatTGTGCAGGcctaatgtactgtatatggaatGGATTTACAGATTTGAGGAAACAACTACAGCTGAAACCATTAATCAAatcgatcaacagaaaatgtattattttgataAGTGatgaaattattttagtttatttttcaagtcaaaatgtcaaacatcctttggttccagcttctcaacaACAGTACACATATTTATCTTTGGGTTTGTGGCTGTTAATTGGACAAAACATGTAATCTGAAGACGTTACTTTGTCTTTTAGAAGGTATAGTAGAATACTCATATTGTACTGAGTTGGGACACACAGAGGAAGTGTTTTCCCTTACATGAGTCCTGAGTGAAACTGAAGCCAGTATCTCCTGTGCTGCTCCCTGGGGCCAGCAGATGCCCTCCACCGGCCAGCATGGCTGTCATGTGTGGGGACATACCCAAGTCTGAAAGAACACAAGCAAGAACTCGTTGTACAACATCATACAACACAtgaaatcacaaaaacacaggaatgtaAATCTAAACAGGCTGTATACACTGTACATAAACCACCTATTACACAACCCATTCAGTATCAATTTCACTATTGTGTCCCTGTTTAAAGGTTTACAGAATTGAGTTTAACCTGTAAATAGACATTGTACCTACTTCTCTGTACATAAGagatgtttgtctgtttgttttttttaaatctttgttcagctttgttgtccttgttttgactgtatgtctgtctgtatctatgATTTGGTATCTTTACATAAAGAAGTCAGAAATAAATATACAGAATGCGGCCCtcttttgaattgaattgcatGACTAACAGAGCCACTGCTGTTCTCCCACCTGTGATTCTGTTGGAGATGCTGAAGAGGCGGGATGTCCTTTGCCGTGTGGCAAACGACTCTCTGTAGTAGCGATCTCCGAAACACATCCCCAGCAGCTCCTTCCTCACCGTTTTATTCCACAGACCATAGATGAGCGGGTGGCACACCGCGCTGCAAAAGGACAGCCATGATACAAAAGTCTCCAGCCCCTGAGACACACTCCCTTGTCCCCACAGAGCCTCGGTGCACACCACCCCCACATACGGACCCCAGGACATGAGGAAGGTGCCGATCACCACTAAGATGGTGACAAAGGCCTTGCACTGACTCCCTGCATACACCAGGCTCCGCCGGCTTCCATTAGAGGAAGTGGAGGTGCTGGAGTTTTTACGTCCGTTCTTCTGAGCTCCAGTGGAGTCGTCCTGAGCCACAACAACTGTCCCACAGTGAACTTTCCTGGCTTTCATTCGGGCTACACGGAAAATTACACCGTAACAGGCCAGCATGATGACTAAGGGGGGGAGGATGCACCAGGTGACCCAGAAGGCTGTGTAGCTTGGCTCTCTGTGCCAAGACGCAACACAGGTCCACTTGAAGCAGTCAAACTCAAAGGAGGACCAGCCGAACAGAGGAGGCAGACAGCCCACAAGGGAGTGTAGCCACACATAGGCGATGACGACGACTGCCCGGTTCCCTGTGATCTTCATGGGGTAGATCATCGGGTAAAGCACTGCATAGTACCTGTTGGGACGGGAGAGGAACACAGTGAGGAAAGGAAACGGTTCCTCGAGGGAGCTCTTTGGTCCTGCCCAGAATTCAGTGAGTGATACAGAAGCTAAAAGCTGAACTTTCTCCCCCCCCAGCAATGCTGGAAATGTTTTTTCTGAAAAGCTGCAAACACAACAGAAAAGGGGAGGCTTGGCAGGAGAACAAAAACATGCACTGTAATCACAAATCCCCAAAGGTGCTGAGGGTAATTAGGACAGCAGCGAGAACAGTGAGGATTGTGTGCTATAGAACTAATTTACAGTAGATCTTAGTAGCTACATTTTACCGTGCTTTGTGATCCCTGACAACCGGAATAATATAATTGTCTAATTTTATATTTACACAAAGCAACcacaaaagaataaaataaatcaaatgcagTCTAAAATAAGCTAAATAGTcaaagaaaaaatgaaagaaaaaaaaaaggttacagtctggcttaaaaaaaaaagatcctttatctgtttgttgtatttattttctaaaaaaaaaaaaaaaaggaatcaaTGGAAATAATCTCAGCCCTGCAGATGAATGGTGCATTCATGTCAGTCAACATTTAAAAGGTACTTTGTGTGAGCCTGTCTAATGCGTGTCACTTGAGCGGGGAAAATCTCCAGAAAAAGACCACGAGCTAAGTGTGTGGTTAACCAACCTCATTTACAAGGCTGCATACTGACCTTAAAGGGAAACGCAATAAAAACTGTTTCACAAGTTTGTGAACATGAATATGTTACTTCCAGAGGCACAACAGcacaaaaaaattgtcaaatgtCACTTTCACTTTGTCACAAGAATAAAAAGGTAATTATTAAAAATCTCACATTTActtaaaaataaagacaagtgTGTTTagattgagaaaataaaaaggagataGAATCGCTCCCAGAATATGAAAAGGTTTTTTGGTGTATCAGCTACAAAAGAGTTTAGGTGTTGTCCTTCAGTATGGAATATTATCACTGCACTCACTCAGGCTCCTGCTAATCTCATGTAGATTATGTTCCTAAAAAATGGTTGGGAAGGAATTTAAGAATTTTCCAAAAATAAATTGAATACAAATTCAAAACGCATATATTTGCTGCTGCATCAAAGGCTCGCTCAATTTCCCTAGCTTTGCCAAGATAACATGGCAATATAATAGGTAATCATAAAACAACCACCTATTTTTAAAAATTAAGCATGTACTAACCTTGTTTGATCTGTTATCTATGTATTTTTATGGTTCTATATATTTTATGCACACGAAATTACTCAAACTACTACTCAATTTAAGCAGTCAAGCATTCCTTCTCAGCAATGCCTCACACACAGGCTATAGCTTCTCTGTGATCCCTCCTCAATGTTTGGTCCTCAGGGCTTAGTTTATaggagctttgagacggccttcacagagaagggacagaacaacttccggttcagccgaggaccgaggagtcgagAAGCCATCAACTAAGAGCGACGAGATTCAGCCAGTATGTAATGGGAGGTGTCCCTTGTAGCGATGAACCAACAGAAAATGATCTCAACTCAACTCAGTTTCCCTCAGCTTAACAGAGCATCTTTCAGGTAAATTGTTTCAGTCTCATCGCTCACATCGAATTTGTTTGCAGTGAAAAACTGCTGATAAATtaactgtacactacctgctctgCAACTAAACAGAAGACAAATTTAGCacctagctggtgaacataatTGAGCATTTAGATATTTCCCTCTGGAGTTGGTGAAGACCAAAAAC
This window harbors:
- the gpr161b gene encoding G-protein coupled receptor 161 isoform X2, with translation MNTSRNCTTVGIGEGLAALESVSIVTITLLACLGNLLIVVTLYRRPYLLTPSNKFVFSLTLSNLLLSMLVLPFVAVSSAKREWVFGVVWCNFTALLYLLISSASMLTLGAIAIDRYYAVLYPMIYPMKITGNRAVVVIAYVWLHSLVGCLPPLFGWSSFEFDCFKWTCVASWHREPSYTAFWVTWCILPPLVIMLACYGVIFRVARMKARKVHCGTVVVAQDDSTGAQKNGRKNSSTSTSSNGSRRSLVYAGSQCKAFVTILVVIGTFLMSWGPYVGVVCTEALWGQGSVSQGLETFVSWLSFCSAVCHPLIYGLWNKTVRKELLGMCFGDRYYRESFATRQRTSRLFSISNRITDLGMSPHMTAMLAGGGHLLAPGSSTGDTGFSFTQDSCTDVMLLDNFSTDGSCLLQQHGNPSGKRRSSVTFEDQVEQTKAENLNTSAVQVHAEVHKSLDTFASCLAKAIESDAKLTLFGEGLALSEGLFTTRAAPRPRYLDGQRLRLESIDEGIGKDDRDDDDDDEEKQDVEE
- the gpr161b gene encoding G-protein coupled receptor 161 isoform X1, whose protein sequence is MKTRQFSIEDHPHTEGVCEERELRLRWEEGAIAAAAGSVRLRRYKRYQTLQCRGAFQAFFRLSPQLRDYSVKTEKRDGQFAFEEEKMWSHSAEPKQPLTMNTSRNCTTVGIGEGLAALESVSIVTITLLACLGNLLIVVTLYRRPYLLTPSNKFVFSLTLSNLLLSMLVLPFVAVSSAKREWVFGVVWCNFTALLYLLISSASMLTLGAIAIDRYYAVLYPMIYPMKITGNRAVVVIAYVWLHSLVGCLPPLFGWSSFEFDCFKWTCVASWHREPSYTAFWVTWCILPPLVIMLACYGVIFRVARMKARKVHCGTVVVAQDDSTGAQKNGRKNSSTSTSSNGSRRSLVYAGSQCKAFVTILVVIGTFLMSWGPYVGVVCTEALWGQGSVSQGLETFVSWLSFCSAVCHPLIYGLWNKTVRKELLGMCFGDRYYRESFATRQRTSRLFSISNRITDLGMSPHMTAMLAGGGHLLAPGSSTGDTGFSFTQDSCTDVMLLDNFSTDGSCLLQQHGNPSGKRRSSVTFEDQVEQTKAENLNTSAVQVHAEVHKSLDTFASCLAKAIESDAKLTLFGEGLALSEGLFTTRAAPRPRYLDGQRLRLESIDEGIGKDDRDDDDDDEEKQDVEE